The following proteins are co-located in the Anser cygnoides isolate HZ-2024a breed goose chromosome 2, Taihu_goose_T2T_genome, whole genome shotgun sequence genome:
- the SRI gene encoding sorcin isoform X1 — protein MISMLDRDMSGTLGFNEFKELWAVVNGWKQHFVSFDSDRSGTVDREELEKALTNMGFRLSPQAVTAITRRYSTRGKITFDDYIACCVKLRALTECFRRRDVSQQGFVNFQYDDFIQCVMSI, from the exons ATGATCTCAATGCTGGAT AGGGATATGTCTGGCACACTGGGATTTAATGAGTTTAAAGAACTGTGGGCTGTGGTCAATGGCTGGAAGCAACACTTCGTAAGTTTTGACAGCGATAGAAGTGGCACAGTGGATCGTGAAGAACTGGAGAAAGCTTTGACAAATATGG GATTTAGATTGAGCCCGCAGGCAGTGACCGCAATCACAAGGCGATACAGCACTCGTGGAAAGATTACATTTGACGATTACATTGCCTGCTGTGTGAAGCTCAGAGCTCTTACCG aatgttttagAAGAAGGGATGTGTCTCAGCAGGGTTTTGTGAATTTCCAGTATGATGAC ttcataCAGTGTGTTATGAGCATCTAA